The Candidatus Cloacimonadota bacterium genome includes a window with the following:
- a CDS encoding MerR family transcriptional regulator, giving the protein MENKNKTKYYYSISEVCNITNLKSHVLRYWETEFAPLHPKRRNNSNRRYTLKDIKTIKKIKYLLYTKKYTIKGAKNRLRDEKKNQLPITLFDNSTTKINLEALKNIKTELINLKKLVNKMR; this is encoded by the coding sequence ATGGAAAATAAAAATAAAACAAAATACTACTACTCCATTTCTGAGGTTTGTAATATCACGAATCTGAAATCACACGTTCTACGATATTGGGAGACAGAATTTGCCCCGCTTCATCCCAAAAGACGAAATAACTCCAACAGACGCTATACTTTAAAAGATATTAAAACCATCAAAAAAATTAAATATTTGCTCTATACAAAAAAATATACAATTAAAGGAGCAAAAAACCGTTTGCGGGATGAAAAAAAAAATCAACTCCCCATAACACTATTTGATAATTCAACAACAAAAATAAATTTAGAAGCATTGAAAAATATAAAAACCGAACTGATAAATTTAAAAAAACTTGTAAATAAAATGCGTTGA
- the lnt gene encoding apolipoprotein N-acyltransferase, with protein sequence MHFKINKWQLAIISGILFALSFIGIGLGFLSFLAFIPYLMLLKRSNPKQSFFYGLLFGAVLIIISAYAILFVRIYAFLGLLIGMALYLGLLSYFIKKVELKFPKIFYFVFPMIWIGFDHFMTLGQLNFPWFNIGYSLADYYYLIQFADVLGIYGLSFVVILINILIYRLLSSRFKTFKWIILIFILWFGYGIYKHKTIQIKPQNLKIGLIQLNVNQEDKWKKELFKPITDDYIEQIQNLSTKQNVNLVILPESAIAKNLLHNHVYQHKFSEIAIKNHVNIVVGFPDYDVQLKGQTRQVKYYNSATLIDSLGKYHEKYSKIKLVPFGERIPLLNTLPILKKLQFGQANFEYGVNHNLYELNGFDFPILICFEGVFPELTRDYAARGADFLVVITNDAWFQKTVFPIEHANNTKLRAIETRLPLFRVANTGISYIIDPKGREIRKSKLFTKENLVSYLPSTLEDIGKTFFVKIGYIFPIICFWSSIFLILYSLITSWILFRNYGK encoded by the coding sequence ATGCATTTTAAAATTAATAAATGGCAGCTAGCCATAATTTCAGGGATATTGTTTGCACTGTCGTTTATTGGGATTGGTTTAGGATTTCTCTCCTTTCTTGCCTTCATTCCATATCTAATGCTTCTTAAACGCTCCAATCCCAAACAAAGTTTTTTCTATGGACTTCTATTTGGAGCTGTTCTAATCATTATTTCCGCTTACGCAATTCTTTTCGTTCGCATATATGCATTTTTGGGATTGCTTATCGGAATGGCGTTATATTTGGGATTGCTTAGCTATTTTATAAAAAAAGTAGAACTTAAATTTCCAAAAATTTTCTATTTTGTTTTCCCTATGATCTGGATCGGATTTGATCATTTCATGACTTTGGGGCAATTAAATTTTCCCTGGTTCAACATTGGTTATTCTCTTGCAGATTATTATTATCTCATTCAATTTGCAGATGTTTTGGGTATTTACGGGCTTTCTTTTGTAGTAATCTTGATAAATATTCTTATCTATCGGTTACTCTCAAGCCGGTTTAAAACTTTCAAATGGATAATATTGATTTTTATTTTATGGTTTGGTTACGGTATTTATAAGCATAAAACAATTCAGATAAAACCTCAAAATCTGAAAATCGGTCTAATTCAATTGAATGTTAATCAAGAGGATAAATGGAAAAAGGAACTTTTCAAACCGATTACCGATGACTACATCGAGCAAATACAAAACCTATCAACTAAGCAAAATGTGAATCTCGTGATTTTACCCGAATCTGCTATCGCCAAAAATCTTTTGCACAACCACGTTTATCAACATAAATTTTCCGAAATAGCGATAAAGAATCATGTGAATATTGTAGTCGGATTTCCTGACTATGATGTACAACTCAAAGGACAAACTCGACAGGTCAAGTACTATAATAGTGCAACTCTAATTGATAGTTTAGGGAAATATCATGAAAAATATAGCAAGATAAAGCTCGTACCATTTGGTGAAAGAATTCCATTGCTAAACACATTACCAATCCTTAAAAAACTGCAATTTGGTCAAGCAAATTTTGAATATGGAGTAAACCATAATTTATATGAATTGAATGGTTTCGATTTCCCGATTTTGATCTGCTTTGAAGGTGTTTTTCCCGAACTAACTCGCGATTATGCAGCCAGGGGCGCTGATTTTCTTGTTGTGATTACTAATGATGCCTGGTTTCAAAAAACTGTTTTTCCAATTGAGCATGCAAATAATACAAAATTACGGGCAATAGAAACCCGTTTACCCCTTTTCCGTGTAGCCAACACAGGCATCTCATATATTATTGACCCCAAGGGCAGAGAAATCAGAAAATCAAAATTATTCACAAAAGAAAATTTAGTTTCATATCTTCCCTCCACACTCGAAGATATTGGTAAAACTTTCTTTGTTAAAATTGGCTATATTTTCCCAATTATCTGCTTCTGGTCTTCGATATTCCTGATTTTATATTCCTTAATAACAAGTTGGATTTTATTTAGAAATTATGGAAAATAA
- a CDS encoding 6-bladed beta-propeller, which yields MHIRISLYSTFSLLFFIVMISCSSINLQDSHPLPKNLTFSEKISFAFHPDKIIFDDYSNAFILLNKSENTIYKTNLSGKLIQKIGESGFGDGQFINITDISCDSFGNIYALDNDINKIIKFDENGQFVNSISFAEIDEPELLEVKNNGDLLIYDSATNLIYSFSSEVNLRFTFGKFEIVSPKKISSTINLNYILDTTKNEIIIFDNFGGFVKSISPKNMILDISPAKFFLLTLDNRNNLNIIKGEQTLNMPLPSFSSKFSKLHFSQILLFKNKIGLIDQQEFYIFQYSHQ from the coding sequence ATGCATATTAGAATTTCCCTATATAGTACATTTTCTCTTCTTTTTTTCATTGTAATGATTTCCTGTTCTTCAATCAATCTACAAGATAGCCATCCCCTACCGAAAAATTTAACTTTTTCTGAAAAAATATCATTCGCTTTTCATCCCGATAAAATAATTTTCGACGATTATTCAAACGCCTTTATTCTCCTAAATAAATCAGAAAATACTATCTACAAAACCAACCTTTCCGGTAAATTAATCCAAAAAATCGGTGAAAGTGGCTTTGGAGATGGCCAGTTTATCAATATAACAGATATTTCCTGTGATAGTTTTGGAAATATCTATGCACTCGATAATGATATAAATAAAATTATTAAATTCGATGAAAATGGGCAATTTGTAAACAGTATCTCGTTTGCGGAGATTGATGAACCTGAATTGCTGGAGGTGAAAAATAACGGAGACTTGTTGATTTATGATTCTGCTACAAATCTAATCTACTCCTTTAGCTCAGAAGTAAATTTGCGTTTTACATTTGGAAAATTTGAGATTGTTTCACCGAAAAAAATTAGCTCTACTATCAATTTGAATTATATTCTTGATACAACAAAAAATGAAATAATCATTTTCGATAATTTCGGAGGATTTGTGAAAAGCATTTCCCCCAAAAACATGATTTTGGATATTTCACCCGCAAAATTTTTTTTACTCACCTTGGATAACCGGAATAATTTGAATATTATAAAAGGAGAGCAGACTCTAAATATGCCGCTTCCGTCATTCAGCAGTAAATTTTCCAAACTACACTTTTCCCAAATATTACTCTTCAAAAATAAGATAGGACTAATTGATCAGCAAGAATTTTATATTTTCCAATATTCTCATCAATAG